One segment of Danio aesculapii chromosome 3, fDanAes4.1, whole genome shotgun sequence DNA contains the following:
- the LOC130219621 gene encoding protein PET100 homolog, mitochondrial has protein sequence MGVKIEIFRMMVYLSFPVAMFWISNQAEYFEEYIVKRKREIFPPDEKLQRQELEDFKQRMRIRREQKMLKQMNMASEE, from the exons ATGGGGGTTAAAATTGAAATTTTTAGG ATGATGGTGTATTTGTCGTTTCCAGTGGCGATGTTTTGGATATCAAACCAAGCCGAGTATTTTGAGGAATATATCGTGAAGAGAAAG AGGGAGATCTTCCCGCCTGATGAGAAACTGCAG AGGCAAGAACTGGAAGATTTTAAGCAGCGCATGAGGATCCGCAGAGAGCAGAAGATGCTGAAACAGATGAACATGGCCTCTGAGGAATAA